The following proteins are encoded in a genomic region of Populus nigra chromosome 16, ddPopNigr1.1, whole genome shotgun sequence:
- the LOC133675706 gene encoding S-type anion channel SLAH2-like: MMENSRNLDLEKQILPEALPALIQYIPSKEVDGFDGIQLNKILNNQLQPSDSQPFSSSAMGSDTAAFENQTDESQSIHLQRKHSVSISLPTSPAAESSKKAKMVLFKEDGEKTFVYGNPDSSAAPKIVDTPPKQVKFHSQPMAKGTAAFEVALDVPNHPNNHPSLKKLKDKRYDSFKTWSGKLERQITNVRVRPRDDSTEKTAGPKAEKDALPVDRYFDALEGPELETLRPLEQIVLPDDNKWPFLLRFPISSYGICLGVGSQAIMWKTLATSASTKFLHISIDVNLVLWCIAVALVVIIGSIYLLKMILYFEAVRCEYYHPIRVNFFFAPWIALLFLAIGMPPSLAKDLHAALWYVLMTPFLILELKIYGQWMSGGQRRLSKVANPTNHLSIVGNFVGALLGASMGLKEGPLFFFAVGLVHYTVLFVTLYQRLPTNETLPKELHPVFFLFVAAPSVASMAWAKIQGSFDHGSRIPYFIALFLYFSLAIRVNFFRGFKFSLSWWAYTFPMTSAAIATIRYSNEVTNVVTQVLAVIFSAVSTLTVSALLISTIVHAFVLQDLFPNDIAIAISNKKPRQHHQRKWFHLRRRSSVEKEIERYFKFTNSDGKDIESSLDPTTSSSDSSH, encoded by the exons ATGATGGAAAACAGCAGAAATCTAGATTTAGAGAAGCAGATTTTGCCAGAAGCACTTCCTGCGCTCATCCAATACATCCCATCAAAGGAAGTGGATGGCTTTGATGGCATTCAACTAAATAAAATCTTGAACAATCAGCTTCAACCAAGTGATTCTCAACCTTTTAGTTCATCAGCTATG GGAAGTGATACTGCTGCCTTTGAGAACCAAACTGATGAATCTCAGTCCATCCACCTTCAAAGGAAGCATTCTGTTTCCATCAGCTTGCCAACTTCTCCCGCAGCAGAAAGCTCAAAGAAGGCAAAAATGGTCCTTTTCAAAGAAGACGGTGAAAAAACCTTTGTTTATGGAAATCCAGATTCTTCTGCTGCACCTAAAATTGTCGATACACCGCCTAAGCAAGTTAAATTCCACTCTCAACCAATGGCTAAGGGAACTGCTGCATTTGAGGTTGCACTTGACGTTCCAAACCATCCTAATAACCATCCCAGCTTGAAAAAGTTAAAGGATAAAAGATATGATTCTTTCAAAACATGGTCTGGGAAACTTGAGAGGCAGATAACAAACGTACGTGTGAGGCCGCGAGATGATTCAACAGAGAAGACTGCTGGCCCAAAAGCAGAGAAAGATGCTTTACCTGTAGACCGATACTTTGACGCGTTGGAAGGGCCTGAGTTGGAAACTCTTAGG CCTTTGGAACAAATAGTGCTACCAGATGATAATAAATGGCCATTTCTTCTCCGTTTTCCCATCTCTTCATACGGTATCTGTCTTGGGGTTGGCAGCCAAGCAATAATGTGGAAAACCCTGGCCACCTCTGCCTCCACAAAATTTCTCCACATAAGCATCGACGTAAATCTTGTCCTGTGGTGCATCGCTGTTGCTCTTGTAGTCATTATTGGTTCCATATACCTTCTGAAAATGATTCTCTACTTTGAAGCAGTTCGTTGTGAGTACTACCACCCAATCCGAGTGAACTTCTTTTTTGCACCATGGATAGCTCTACTATTCTTAGCTATTGGAATGCCTCCTTCCCTTGCCAAAGACTTGCATGCAGCGCTTTGGTATGTTCTCATGACTCCATTCCTCATTTTGGAGCTTAAAATATATGGACAGTGGATGTCAGGAGGACAGAGAAGGCTTTCGAAGGTGGCAAATCCTACGAACCATCTGTCGATTGTTGGGAACTTTGTGGGGGCACTGTTGGGTGCATCAATGGGATTAAAAGAAGGGCCTTTATTCTTCTTTGCAGTCGGGTTGGTTCACTATACAGTCCTATTTGTAACTCTGTACCAGAGACTTCCGACAAATGAGACACTCCCCAAGGAGCTCCATCCAGTTTTCTTTCTGTTTGTTGCAGCTCCAAGTGTGGCTTCTATGGCATGGGCAAAAATTCAAGGTTCATTTGATCATGGATCACGGATTCCTTACTTCATTGCCCTATTCCTTTATTTCTCACTGGCAA TCCGTGTTAATTTTTTCCGAGGATTCAA GTTTTCATTGTCATGGTGGGCATACACTTTCCCGATGACCAGCGCTGCCATTGCGACCATCAGGTACTCGAATGAAGTCACGAATGTAGTCACCCAAGTTCTTGCGGTCATATTCTCTGCTGTTTCCACACTCACTGTATCGGCTCTCCTTATATCGACAATAGTGCACGCATTCGTACTCCAGGACCTCTTCCCTAATGACATTGCCATTGCTATCAGCAACAAGAAACCAAGACAGCATCACCAGAGGAAGTGGTTCCATCTAAGACGTCGAAGCTCGGTTGAAAAAGAGATTGAACGTTACTTTAAGTTCACAAACTCAGATGGTAAGGATATAGAATCTTCTCTAGACCCCACCACTTCTAGCTCAGATAGTAGTCACTGA
- the LOC133675638 gene encoding probable membrane-associated kinase regulator 6: METSQPLSIESFSYSWLVNLQPSLESLDSSFRASLDASDEASFIEMDPRMPPSKRFFRNSQEFKFDFPVSQSPHTLVHADELFSNGYVMPLFVDPLTIEPYEVSDSTAALPTSSHPPKTVVSACKPRRCSSLRRCRRASKQIIQKYLDFLRPFYRRFRGHRSSSRAENVDSKVQVMKSWEYSAETSPRISVANSVDDCWRRSCDSESSIYEAVLHCKRSNGK, encoded by the exons ATGGAAACTTCACAGCCTCTCTCTATTGAAAGCTTTTCATATAGTTGGTTAGTTAACCTGCAACCATCTCTGGAAAGCCTAGACAGTTCTTTCAGGGCCTCACTTGATGCATCAGATGAAGCTTCCTTCATTGAGATGGACCCAAGAATGCCACCATCTAAGAGATTCTTCAGAAATTCTCAGGAGTTCAAATTTGACTTCCCCGTTTCACAATCTCCTCATACTCTTGTTCATGCTGATGAGCTCTTCTCCAATGGCTATGTCATGCCTCTCTTTGTCGATCCGTTAACGATAGAGCCTTATGAAGTCTCAGATTCAACCGCAGCCCTTCCGACCTCTTCACATCCCCCAAAAACTGTGGTTTCAGCTTGTAAACCTCGTCGCTGCTCTTCACTGAGAAGGTGCAGGAGAGCGTCAAAGCAAATAATTCAGAAGTACTTGGATTTTCTTAGGCCATTTTATCGAAGATTTCGAGGCCACAGGTCAAGTTCTAGAGCTGAAAATGTTGATTCAAAAGTTCAGGTAATGAAGAGCTGGGAATATTCAGCAGAAACATCTCCAAGAATCAGTGTAGCTAATTCTGTCGACGATTGTTGGCGAAGATCTTGTGATTCTGAGAGCTCTATTTATGAGGCAGTTCTCCATTGCAAAAGATCAAATG ggAAATAA
- the LOC133675074 gene encoding phospholipase A1-IIgamma-like — translation MASIADNWKDFSGAKNWEGLLDHPINTDFRRYLIHYGERVGAIGDAFNYVKASDSYALSRHPPEELFMNVNLQNGNPFKYQVTKYFYLKSEDIAEVLELDLEGSAWIGYVAVTTDEGQRVLGRRDILVCWRGTILPAEWLKDFLFVLIPASDIFGATNNPKVHSGFHNVYVAKSSKSKYNKTSAREQVLAEVRRLVDMYALNGEEVSITVAGHSLGAALATLNAMDIVANGYNKPSGSDIGFPVTVFAYACPRVGDQGFQDVFNGLTNDLHVLRIKNSKDPVPRHPVLLYQDVGKELEIDSIKSPYPKDPTKPHDLELYLHTIAGYQGKEEEFKLVVDRDIALLNKGLDLLPDKYKIPPNWWNVKNNGMIQTDNGFWKLNDYVPDPPSEDDVEGIIL, via the exons ATGGCAAGCATAGCAGATAACTGGAAGGATTTCAGTGGTGCAAAGAACTGGGAGGGTCTTTTGGACCACCCTATCAACACTGATTTCCGCCGTTATCTTATTCACTATGGTGAAAGGGTTGGAGCTATCGGCGATGCCTTCAATTACGTGAAGGCATCGGATTCATATGCGCTTTCCCGTCATCCACCAGAAGAATTATTCATGAATGTGAATCTACAGAATGGAAATCCATTCAAATACCAAGTAACTAAGTACTTCTATTTGAAATCAGAAGACATTGCAGAGGTGCTCGAATTGGATCTCGAAGGGTCTGCTTGGATCGGTTACGTGGCTGTAACAACCGATGAAGGCCAGAGAGTATTAGGGAGAAGGGATATTTTGGTTTGCTGGAGAGGAACAATCTTGCCCGCGGAATGGTTAAAGGATTTTCTATTCGTTTTAATACCAGCTTCTGATATTTTTGGAGCAACCAACAATCCCAAGGTGCACAGTGGTTTTCACAATGTGTACGTGGCCAAAAGTTCGAAGTCCAAATACAATAAGACCAGTGCTAGGGAGcag GTTCTTGCTGAGGTCAGGAGACTTGTGGACATGTATGCTCTCAATGGAGAGGAAGTGAGCATAACCGTGGCAGGCCATAGCTTAGGTGCAGCACTTGCAACATTGAATGCCATGGACATAGTTGCCAACGGTTACAACAAGCCATCTGGGTCGGACATAGGATTTCCTGTCACAGTCTTTGCATATGCATGTCCCCGTGTAGGAGATCAAGGCTTCCAAGATGTATTCAATGGTCTTACCAACGATCTTCATGTGTTACGTATAAAAAACTCGAAAGATCCTGTTCCTCGTCATCCAGTACTTTTGTACCAAGATGTAGGTAAAGAACTGGAAATTGACAGTATCAAGTCCCCGTACCCCAAGGATCCCACCAAACCCCATGATTTAGAGCTTTATCTACATACAATAGCAGGTTACcaagggaaagaagaagaattcaaGTTAGTGGTCGATCGTGATATAGCACTGCTAAACAAAGGTCTCGACTTATTGCCGGACAAGTATAAAATACCACCTAATTGGTGGAATGTGAAGAACAATGGTATGATCCAAACAGACAACGGATTCTGGAAGTTGAATGATTATGTGCCGGATCCTCCTAGTGAAGATGATGTTGAGGGGATCATCCTCTAA